The DNA sequence ACGCAGGATTCCGGTCCAGAGCAGCCCTTCGTACGGAGTCGGATCGGCAGCCTTCTTCAGGTAGCGGATCGCGCCGACGTCGATCTGACGGCTGGTCATGTCGGCCCGTTCCAGATTGCGCCCGACGCGGATGAAATCGTAGGCCGCGTCGTGACTCATGCAGCCGGCCAGCAGGCCAGTGAGCGTCTGACAGCGCTGCACGACCTCGGTCAGGAACTGGTAGCGCACACGCTTTCCGATGCCGTTGTCGATGTGGTCCCGCGCGAACAGGTACATTTCGTTCACGACCTCCCAGGCCTCGGAGGGCACCAGATCGCGCGTGGTGCGAACGTTTTCCCGAGCAGCCTGCAGCGAACTGAGCACCGAACTCGGGTTGTACTGATCGGCGACCAGGAATTTCACGCAGTTGCGCTCGTCCTCGCGCTGGTAGTGCGCGTCGAAGACGTCGTCGTTGCCGGTGACCGCAACCAACCCCTTCCAGGACAGCTGCACGGTCTTGGGCATGTCCAGCGAGACCAGGTGAAACGAGATGATCATGCGGGCCGTGTTCTCGGCCCGTTCGATATAGCGTGCCAGCCAGTAGACACGTTCGGCCACTCTGGAGAGCATCTCAGGCCTCCTCGTCGACGATCCAGGTATCCTTGCTGCCCCCGCCCTGCGAGGAGTTCACGACCAGCGACCCCTTGCGCATCGCGACCCGGGTCAGTCCGCCGGCGGTCACATCGGTGCGCACGCCCTGCAGCACGAACGGGCGCAGATCGAGATGCCGCGGCTCGAGTCCATCCTCACACAGCGTCGGCGCGACCGACAGGCTCAGCGTCGGCTGGGCGATGTAATTGCGAGGGTCCGTCCGGATCAGCTGCGCAAACTCCGCGCGCTGCTTCTTGGTCGCATGCGGCCCAACCAGCATGCCGTAGCCGCCGGACTCGTTCGCGGGTTTCACCACCAGTTCGTCCAGGTGGTCGAGCACGTACGTCCGGTCGTCGTCGTTCACGCAGAGCCAGGTCGGGACATTCGGAATGATCGGATCCTGATCGAGGTAGTAGCGGATCATCGCCGGCACGAAAGCATAGATCACCTTGTCGTCGGCAACCCCCGAGCCGGGCGCGTTCGCGAGCCCGACATTGCCCTTGCGCCAGGCACGCATCAGGCCGGGCACGCCGAGCAGCGATTCGGCATTGAACACCTCGGGATCCATGAAGTCGTCGTCGATCCGCCGATAGATCACGTCGACCCGCTCGAGCCCCTGGATGGTGCGCATGTACACGCAGTCGTCGTCGCCGACGACCAGGTCCGCACCCTCGACCAGTTCGGCGCCCATGCGCTGCGCAAGAAACGAGTGTTCGAAATAGGCCGAGTTGAAGATCCCAGGCGTGAGCACCGCGATCTCCGGGTAGTCCTGCGGGCGCGGCGAGATCGACGCCAGCATGTCGAACAGCTGGGTCGGGTATTCGTCGACCGGAAGAATGCTCGAATTCTCGAACACCTCGGGGAATACCCGCTTGGTCACCTCGCGGTTTTCCAGCATGTACGACACACCGGAAGGCACCCGGAGATTGTCCTCCAGCACGTACAGCGTGCCGTCGCCGTCGCGCACCAGGTCGGAACCGCAGATATGCGCCCAGACGCCGTGCGGTGGATGGATGCCGCGACACTGCTCGCGAAAATTCCGGGAATGCTCGAGCACGTAGGCCGGCATGACCCCGTCGCGAAAGATCCTCTGCTCGTTGTACACGTCGTCGATGAACAGGTTCAGCGCGGTCAGACGTTGGACCAGGCCTGCCTCGACCCCGGCCCACTCGTTTTTCGAGATCACTCGGGGAACGATATCGAACGGCCAGGCGCGGTCGATGTTCTCGCCCTCGCTGTAGACCGTGAAGCTGATGCCCATTTCGAGAATCGCGTGGTCGGCGGCCTGCTTGCGAATTCGCAGCTCGTTGTCATCGAGCGAGCTGAGGTAATCGGTCAGGCGCCGGGCCACCGGTCGGGGCTTGCCCGGGGAAGCGATCAGCTCGTCGTAGAACGGAGCGGGATCGTAGGCCTTCCAGTCGATGGACATCCGGGTCAACCTCCTGCAAACGGAAGCGCAAGGTGCGCCTGCTACTGTAACCCAGTGGCAACCTCGCAAGAACCCTGCCCGTTCTCAGAGAGTCCGGAGGATCGTCCAGCACCGGGTGGCCGCCCGGTCCGCACGGCTTGGGTGCGCACAGGCACCATGGGCACAGGATGGACGCACCGTTTTCGTGCGCTCGGCGCCACCTGCGCTCGCCGGCGCCAGATAGCCGGAGGCGGGTCGCGGCGGGGAATAAAGGCGGGAATCGGGGGCTACACCGCTGCGGTGCAGCCACCGGCCAGATGGGGCCGTTCAGGCCGACTTGGTGAACTGCACCT is a window from the Thioalkalivibrio paradoxus ARh 1 genome containing:
- a CDS encoding circularly permuted type 2 ATP-grasp protein; the protein is MSIDWKAYDPAPFYDELIASPGKPRPVARRLTDYLSSLDDNELRIRKQAADHAILEMGISFTVYSEGENIDRAWPFDIVPRVISKNEWAGVEAGLVQRLTALNLFIDDVYNEQRIFRDGVMPAYVLEHSRNFREQCRGIHPPHGVWAHICGSDLVRDGDGTLYVLEDNLRVPSGVSYMLENREVTKRVFPEVFENSSILPVDEYPTQLFDMLASISPRPQDYPEIAVLTPGIFNSAYFEHSFLAQRMGAELVEGADLVVGDDDCVYMRTIQGLERVDVIYRRIDDDFMDPEVFNAESLLGVPGLMRAWRKGNVGLANAPGSGVADDKVIYAFVPAMIRYYLDQDPIIPNVPTWLCVNDDDRTYVLDHLDELVVKPANESGGYGMLVGPHATKKQRAEFAQLIRTDPRNYIAQPTLSLSVAPTLCEDGLEPRHLDLRPFVLQGVRTDVTAGGLTRVAMRKGSLVVNSSQGGGSKDTWIVDEEA
- a CDS encoding alpha-E domain-containing protein, translated to MLSRVAERVYWLARYIERAENTARMIISFHLVSLDMPKTVQLSWKGLVAVTGNDDVFDAHYQREDERNCVKFLVADQYNPSSVLSSLQAARENVRTTRDLVPSEAWEVVNEMYLFARDHIDNGIGKRVRYQFLTEVVQRCQTLTGLLAGCMSHDAAYDFIRVGRNLERADMTSRQIDVGAIRYLKKAADPTPYEGLLWTGILRSQSGFQMYRQHVKRRINGVDVVRFLLQDLPFPRAVAHSLRYVQEALERLPRNELPLRLVMQARRHALDADVDALVAEDRLHAFIDTLQQDIGAIHTAVADTWFRLDRAA